In one Oscillospiraceae bacterium genomic region, the following are encoded:
- a CDS encoding metal-binding protein produces the protein MDLEKYMEMLRARGADPAIEIDPRTVETAAWTVFKCKYGCARYGKTHCCPPEAPTWKQTQEILDCYHRAVLFCVHHWETSAMVAEVVREAFLDGYYKAIGFGSGPCEICKKCNPEGCNFPDKVVPAMESCGIDVFATARNNGLEIHTLRDRSEQRNCFGLILFE, from the coding sequence TTGGATTTGGAAAAGTACATGGAGATGCTGCGCGCCAGGGGCGCGGACCCCGCGATAGAGATCGACCCCCGCACGGTGGAGACGGCGGCCTGGACGGTATTCAAGTGCAAATACGGCTGTGCGCGGTACGGCAAGACCCACTGCTGCCCGCCGGAGGCGCCCACCTGGAAGCAGACCCAGGAGATTCTGGACTGCTACCACCGGGCGGTCTTGTTCTGCGTCCACCACTGGGAGACCTCGGCCATGGTGGCAGAGGTGGTGCGGGAGGCCTTTCTGGACGGCTACTACAAGGCCATCGGCTTTGGCAGCGGCCCCTGCGAGATCTGCAAGAAGTGCAATCCGGAGGGCTGCAATTTCCCGGACAAGGTGGTTCCCGCCATGGAATCCTGCGGCATCGACGTGTTCGCCACGGCGCGCAACAACGGCCTTGAGATCCACACGCTGCGCGACCGGTCGGAGCAGCGCAACTGTTTCGGGCTGATTTTGTTTGAGTAA
- the glyS gene encoding glycine--tRNA ligase, which produces MSMRNQEKTMDQVVALCKNRGFVFPGSEIYGGLANSWDYGPLGVELKNNVKRAWWKKFVQENPYNVGLDAAILMNPQTWVASGHLGGFSDPLMDCKECHERFRADKMIEDWCGEHGVELEKAIDAFTQEEMKAFIDEHDIHCPTCGKHNFTDIRQFNLMFKTFQGVTEDAKNTVYLRPETAQGIFVDFPAIQRTTRKKLPFGVCQVGKSFRNEITPGNFIFRIREFEQMELEFFCQPGTDLEWFEYWRNFCHQWLLNLGLRDENLRLRDHEPEELSFYSKATTDFEFMFPFGWGELWGVADRTDYDLTQHQTVSGKDMSYFDQEKNERYIPYVIEPSLGADRVTLAFLVDAYDEEVVGQDKNGKDDVRTVLRLHPALAPFKCAVLPLSKKEVLAAPAQALRDELAKDFMVDYDDAGSIGKRYRRQDEIGTPFCITLDFQTVGDEATPADNCVTIRERDTMEQVRLPIDQVRAYIAERVKF; this is translated from the coding sequence GTGAGTATGAGAAATCAAGAAAAGACGATGGATCAGGTTGTGGCCCTCTGCAAGAACCGCGGCTTTGTTTTTCCCGGCAGCGAGATCTACGGCGGCCTGGCCAACTCCTGGGACTACGGCCCCCTGGGTGTGGAGCTGAAGAACAACGTCAAGCGGGCCTGGTGGAAGAAGTTCGTGCAGGAGAACCCCTATAACGTGGGCCTGGACGCGGCCATCCTGATGAACCCCCAGACCTGGGTGGCCTCGGGCCATCTGGGCGGGTTCTCCGACCCGCTGATGGACTGCAAGGAGTGCCACGAGCGCTTCCGCGCGGACAAGATGATCGAGGACTGGTGCGGCGAGCACGGCGTGGAGCTGGAGAAGGCCATCGACGCCTTCACCCAGGAGGAGATGAAGGCCTTCATCGACGAGCACGACATCCACTGCCCCACCTGCGGCAAGCACAACTTTACCGACATCCGCCAGTTCAACCTGATGTTCAAGACCTTCCAGGGCGTCACGGAGGACGCGAAGAACACGGTGTACCTGCGCCCCGAGACGGCCCAGGGCATCTTTGTGGACTTCCCGGCCATCCAGCGCACCACCCGCAAGAAGCTGCCCTTCGGCGTGTGCCAGGTGGGCAAGAGCTTCCGCAACGAGATCACCCCGGGCAACTTCATCTTCCGCATCCGGGAGTTCGAGCAGATGGAGCTGGAGTTCTTCTGCCAGCCGGGCACGGATCTGGAGTGGTTCGAGTACTGGCGCAACTTCTGCCACCAGTGGCTGCTGAACCTGGGCCTGCGGGACGAGAACCTGCGCCTGCGCGACCACGAGCCGGAGGAGCTGAGCTTCTACTCCAAGGCCACCACGGATTTCGAGTTTATGTTCCCCTTCGGCTGGGGCGAGCTGTGGGGCGTGGCCGACCGCACGGACTACGACCTGACCCAGCACCAGACCGTCTCCGGCAAGGACATGAGCTACTTCGACCAGGAGAAGAACGAGCGGTATATCCCCTACGTCATCGAGCCCTCCCTGGGCGCGGACCGCGTGACCCTGGCCTTCCTGGTGGACGCCTACGACGAGGAAGTGGTGGGCCAGGATAAGAACGGCAAGGACGACGTGCGCACCGTGCTGCGCCTGCATCCGGCTCTGGCGCCCTTTAAGTGCGCGGTGCTCCCCCTGTCCAAGAAGGAGGTCCTCGCCGCCCCGGCCCAGGCCCTGCGGGACGAGCTGGCGAAGGACTTCATGGTGGACTACGACGACGCCGGCTCCATCGGCAAGCGCTACCGCCGCCAGGACGAGATCGGCACCCCCTTCTGCATCACCCTGGACTTCCAGACCGTGGGCGACGAGGCCACCCCGGCGGACAACTGCGTCACCATCCGGGAGCGGGACACCATGGAGCAGGTGCGCCTGCCCATCGACCAGGTGCGGGCCTATATCGCCGAGCGCGTCAAGTTCTAA
- the aspS gene encoding aspartate--tRNA(Asp/Asn) ligase → MVQSRTHTCNELRMQHVGEQVTLVGWMENVREVGSALAFVILRDFYGTTQIVLETEALIQQVKGINKESTIRVQGVVRERDSKNPKLPTGDIEVLPAKIEVLGRCRHNELPFPVGRSREADEAARLKYRYLDLRNPDVKKNIILRCNVVAALRKAMTEQGFLEITTPILTASSPEGARDYLVPARNHPGKFYALPQAPQQFKQLLMASGFDRYFQIAPCFRDEDARADRSPGEFYQLDMEMAFATQEDVFQVLEEILPPIFAQYGVHHAASQAPFTRIPFAQAMDTYGSDKPDLRIDLTCTDATGLLADCGFGPFEGNVVKAVPVSSFNATRKQIDKLCADVEVQSGQKAYWFRLDENGELVGGISKFLQARKQEVVEGLGLKPGDFVGLTAGKKLTAQKTAGVLIKLLPALAPEHMDREKYEFCWITDFPMYEIGEESGELEFCHNPFSMPMGELEVLEQAHRGEIDPLTINAYQYDLVCNGVELSSGAVRNHDPEIMIRAFELVRLGEDDVKAKFPAMYNAFTYGAPPHAGIAPGVDRMVMLLAGEDSIREIIPFPMNKNAQDLMMDAPGAVSQKQLDELHIALVEPEEG, encoded by the coding sequence ATGGTTCAATCCCGTACCCATACCTGCAACGAGCTGCGCATGCAGCACGTGGGCGAGCAGGTCACGCTGGTGGGCTGGATGGAGAACGTGCGCGAGGTGGGCTCCGCCCTGGCCTTCGTCATCCTGCGCGACTTCTACGGCACCACCCAGATCGTGCTGGAGACCGAGGCGCTGATCCAGCAGGTCAAGGGCATCAACAAGGAGAGCACCATCCGCGTACAGGGCGTGGTCCGCGAGCGCGACAGCAAGAACCCCAAGCTGCCCACCGGCGACATCGAGGTGCTGCCCGCCAAGATCGAGGTGCTGGGCCGCTGCCGCCACAACGAGCTGCCCTTCCCCGTGGGCCGCAGCCGGGAGGCCGACGAGGCCGCCCGCCTCAAGTACCGCTACCTGGACCTGCGCAACCCCGACGTGAAGAAGAACATTATCCTGCGCTGCAACGTGGTGGCCGCGCTGCGCAAGGCCATGACCGAGCAGGGCTTCCTGGAGATCACCACCCCCATCCTCACCGCCTCCTCCCCCGAGGGGGCCCGGGACTACCTGGTGCCCGCCCGGAACCACCCCGGCAAGTTCTACGCCCTGCCCCAGGCCCCCCAGCAGTTCAAGCAGCTGCTGATGGCCTCCGGCTTCGACCGCTACTTCCAGATCGCCCCCTGCTTCCGGGACGAGGACGCCCGCGCCGACCGCTCCCCCGGCGAGTTCTACCAGCTGGACATGGAGATGGCCTTCGCCACCCAGGAGGACGTGTTCCAGGTGCTGGAGGAAATTTTGCCCCCCATCTTCGCCCAGTACGGCGTCCACCACGCGGCCTCCCAAGCCCCCTTCACCCGCATCCCCTTCGCCCAGGCTATGGATACCTACGGCTCCGACAAGCCCGACCTGCGCATCGACCTGACCTGCACGGACGCCACCGGGCTGCTGGCGGACTGCGGCTTCGGCCCCTTTGAGGGGAACGTGGTCAAGGCCGTGCCCGTCTCCAGCTTCAACGCCACCCGCAAGCAGATCGACAAGCTGTGCGCCGACGTGGAGGTGCAGTCCGGCCAAAAGGCCTACTGGTTCCGCCTGGACGAGAACGGCGAGCTGGTGGGCGGCATCTCCAAGTTCCTCCAGGCGCGCAAGCAGGAGGTGGTGGAGGGCCTGGGCCTGAAGCCGGGCGACTTCGTGGGCCTCACCGCAGGCAAGAAGCTGACCGCCCAAAAGACCGCCGGCGTGCTCATCAAGCTGCTGCCCGCCCTGGCCCCGGAGCACATGGACCGGGAGAAATACGAGTTCTGCTGGATCACCGACTTCCCCATGTACGAGATCGGCGAGGAGTCCGGGGAGCTGGAGTTCTGCCACAACCCCTTCTCCATGCCCATGGGCGAGCTGGAGGTGCTGGAGCAGGCCCACCGGGGCGAGATCGACCCGCTGACCATCAACGCCTACCAGTACGACCTGGTGTGCAACGGCGTGGAGCTCTCCTCCGGCGCGGTGCGTAACCACGACCCCGAGATCATGATCCGCGCCTTCGAGCTGGTGCGCCTGGGCGAGGACGACGTGAAGGCCAAGTTCCCCGCCATGTACAACGCCTTCACCTACGGCGCGCCCCCCCACGCGGGCATCGCCCCCGGCGTGGACCGCATGGTGATGCTGCTGGCCGGGGAGGACTCCATCCGGGAGATCATCCCCTTCCCCATGAACAAAAACGCCCAGGATCTCATGATGGACGCCCCCGGCGCGGTGAGCCAAAAGCAGCTCGACGAGCTGCACATCGCCCTGGTGGAGCCCGAGGAGGGGTAG
- a CDS encoding phosphohydrolase — protein MRREEFRAIEAYMLTCMGDAAHDREHVYRVLYGALDIARHEPGADLDVLTAAALLHDVGRPEQFADPAVCHAEVGSVKAYRFLTGLGWDAGRAGHVRDCVLTHRTRTDRRPATLEAKIIFDADKLDVSGAVGVARTLFYGGEIGQPLYLLDGDGEILTDPGSPPSFLREFNYKLRGLYGGFHTARARELALQRREAATAFYGALLSELEGCRRRGRPLLDALLEE, from the coding sequence GTGAGGCGGGAGGAGTTCCGCGCCATCGAGGCGTATATGCTCACCTGCATGGGGGACGCCGCCCACGACCGGGAGCATGTCTACCGGGTGCTCTACGGGGCGCTGGACATCGCCCGGCACGAGCCGGGGGCCGATTTGGACGTGCTCACCGCCGCCGCCCTGCTCCACGACGTGGGCAGGCCCGAGCAGTTTGCCGACCCGGCGGTCTGCCACGCCGAGGTGGGGAGCGTTAAGGCGTACCGCTTTCTGACGGGCCTGGGCTGGGACGCGGGCCGGGCCGGGCACGTGCGGGACTGCGTGCTCACCCACCGCACCCGCACCGACCGGAGACCCGCCACCCTGGAGGCGAAGATCATCTTCGACGCGGACAAGCTGGACGTGAGCGGGGCCGTGGGCGTGGCCCGCACCCTCTTCTACGGCGGGGAGATCGGCCAGCCCCTCTACCTCCTGGACGGCGACGGGGAGATCCTCACCGACCCCGGCTCGCCCCCCTCCTTCCTGCGGGAGTTCAATTACAAGCTGCGGGGGCTGTACGGCGGCTTCCACACAGCGCGGGCAAGGGAGCTGGCCTTACAGCGCAGGGAGGCCGCCACGGCCTTTTACGGCGCGCTGCTCTCCGAGCTGGAGGGCTGCCGCCGGCGGGGCAGGCCCCTGCTGGACGCGCTGCTGGAGGAATAG
- the hisS gene encoding histidine--tRNA ligase yields MERMKPRTLSGFMELLPQRQVQFEQMLETLRTTYSRYGFTPLDTPLIEASEVLLAKGGGETEKQIYRFTKGDTDLSLRFDLTVPLAKYVALHYNELAFPFRRFQIGKVYRGERAQRGRFREFYQADIDVIGDGSLDIANEAEIPSIIYDTFTALGLRRFKIRLNNRKVLNGLFRLLGLGDRAGDVMRTIDKLEKIGPEKVRSILTDDFAVPPEAADRLLSLLAEARPMAALEALKGRDEGFDRGVEELGAVVKYMAAFGVPEDHFAVDLTIARGLDYYTGTVYETVMLDHPEIGSICSGGRYDNLAEYYTEKQLPGVGISIGLTRLFYVLEEQGYLNDEVLTAPADVLVLPMTDELTPAISLATALRQAGVRAQIYTEPKKFKAKMTYANRLGVPFVAFLGEDEVGSGTVSVKDMASGAQETCPVGEAAGRILEKLSQRGQGAPIKDRD; encoded by the coding sequence ATGGAACGCATGAAACCCCGCACCCTCTCCGGCTTTATGGAGCTGCTGCCCCAGCGGCAGGTCCAGTTCGAGCAGATGCTGGAGACCCTGCGCACCACCTACTCCCGCTACGGCTTCACCCCGCTGGACACCCCCCTCATCGAGGCCAGCGAGGTGCTGCTGGCCAAGGGCGGCGGCGAGACGGAGAAGCAGATCTACCGCTTTACCAAGGGGGACACCGACCTGTCCCTGCGCTTCGATTTGACCGTGCCCCTGGCCAAGTACGTGGCCCTGCACTACAACGAGCTGGCCTTCCCCTTCCGCCGCTTCCAGATCGGCAAGGTCTACCGGGGCGAGCGCGCCCAGCGGGGGCGCTTCCGCGAATTCTACCAGGCCGACATCGACGTCATCGGGGACGGGAGCCTGGACATCGCCAACGAGGCCGAGATCCCCTCCATCATCTACGACACCTTCACCGCCCTGGGGCTGAGGCGCTTCAAGATCCGCCTCAACAACCGCAAGGTGCTCAACGGCCTGTTCCGCCTGCTGGGGCTGGGCGACCGGGCCGGGGACGTGATGCGCACCATCGACAAGCTGGAGAAGATCGGCCCCGAGAAGGTGCGATCCATCCTCACCGACGACTTCGCCGTGCCCCCCGAGGCCGCCGACCGGCTGCTCTCCCTGCTGGCCGAGGCGCGCCCCATGGCCGCCCTGGAGGCCCTGAAGGGCCGGGACGAGGGCTTCGACCGGGGCGTGGAGGAGCTGGGCGCCGTTGTGAAGTACATGGCCGCCTTCGGCGTGCCCGAGGACCACTTCGCCGTGGACCTCACCATCGCCCGGGGCCTGGACTACTACACCGGCACCGTCTACGAGACCGTCATGCTGGACCACCCGGAGATCGGCTCCATCTGTTCCGGGGGCCGTTATGATAACTTGGCGGAATATTACACCGAAAAACAACTCCCCGGCGTTGGAATCTCCATCGGCCTGACCCGCCTGTTCTACGTGCTGGAGGAGCAGGGCTACCTGAACGACGAGGTGCTCACCGCCCCCGCCGACGTGCTGGTGCTGCCCATGACCGACGAGCTGACCCCCGCCATCTCCCTGGCCACCGCCCTGCGGCAGGCCGGCGTGCGGGCCCAGATCTACACCGAGCCCAAGAAGTTTAAGGCCAAAATGACCTACGCCAACCGGCTGGGGGTGCCCTTCGTGGCCTTCCTGGGGGAGGACGAGGTCGGCTCCGGCACGGTGTCCGTCAAGGACATGGCCAGCGGCGCCCAGGAGACCTGCCCCGTGGGCGAGGCCGCCGGGCGGATCCTGGAGAAGCTGTCCCAGCGCGGGCAGGGCGCCCCCATCAAGGACCGGGATTAG